The proteins below come from a single Stigmatopora argus isolate UIUO_Sarg chromosome 11, RoL_Sarg_1.0, whole genome shotgun sequence genomic window:
- the eloal gene encoding elongin A, like: MAGNSELVKRVLRCKLQLVDTAKSSTVVKILQKLNKLDITVDVLAETGIGKTVNSFRKHKEAGELAKSLVKGWKKLIPKKSTSHGEDGNTSESLFIKKQTAGDQCSSRGGKTVEDLNNNLFASNSKCEKQLTEKCPIGEIHEDSKIRKFNHETSVEDDPKDLADGIQSLKKALFEGECDPFVSVHKTNGKGSLDSKGSYLKIKKKSKKKLKPTKEILHDCNESSSHLKRSSESSDARHEMPNSPDDRSRKPKKTKKQKSGSEQDELPKPSDKKTNTPQELSENETDEPSMSFESYLNYDGKASKNDRSGGKKAFKRIKTVPKDQPPIKPAESQRMPISPKKMLTDSTKDLLNVPLPALLPECDDTFSFEYLERKVEKEPDIGDLSEDSAVFTGQRLNKKMQVYSGASKMVFLPAMMSLYQQCIRTLQNNINLLYETGGVPFEILEPVLERCTAEQLLRIEEYNPLYVGVTDHLWGKHCQRDFKDAKLQQYESWKEMYIRVSEERERKFQTLAKKIVSDHSKKPKGRQVKMAFIHTVAKPPRDVRIQQEIHGTAAQPPQQPKISVKSQESRPKPSNEPVKTSGTTASTINTQDTRKKTRVAPMMAKSLKAFKKLGRR, from the exons ATGGCTGGGAACTCCGAATTGGTGAAGAGAGTCTTGCGCTGCAAACTACAACTAGTAGACACGGCAAAGTCTTCCACG GTTGTCAAAATCTTGCAGAAGCTCAACAAGCTAGACATCACAGTAGATGTTCTTGCT GAAACGGGAATTGGCAAAACTGTGAATTCCTTTCGCAAGCACAAAGAAGCTGGAGAATTAGCCAAGTCACTGGTCAAAGGTTGGAAGAAACTAATCCCCAAAAAGTCAACAAG TCATGGAGAAGATGGCAATACATCGGAAAGTTTGTTCATCAAAAAACAAACTGCCGGTGACCAATGCTCAAGCCGAGGAGGCAAGACGGTGGAGGATTTAaacaataatttatttgcatcaAATAGCAAGTGTGAGAAACAACTGACTGAAAAATGTCCTATTGGGGAAATCCATGAAGATAGCAAAATAAGAAAATTCAACCATGAAACAAGTGTTGAAGATGACCCAAAGGATTTGGCGGATGGAATccagagtttaaaaaaagctctttTTGAAGGCGAATGTGATCCCTTTGTCTCCGTGCACAAAACAAACGGCAAAGGCAGTCTAGACAGTAAAGgctcttatttgaaaataaagaaaaagtcaaaaaagaaGTTGAAGCCAACAAAGGAAATCCTGCACGACTGTAATGAAAGCTCTTCACACTTAAAAAGGTCCTCGGAATCGAGCGACGCTCGACACGAGATGCCAAACAGCCCGGATGACCGAAGTCGAAAACCGAAAAAAACGAAGAAACAAAAGTCGGGATCTGAGCAGGATGAGCTTCCAAAACCCTCCGACAAAAAGACCAATACTCCACAAGAACTCAGTGAGAATGAAACAGATGAACCGTCCATGTCTTTTGAATCTTACTTGAACTACGATGGAAAGGCCTCGAAGAACGATCGATCTGGAGGAAAGAAAGCATTCAAACGGATCAAGACGGTTCCAAAGGACCAGCCTCCTATAAAACCTGCAGAGTCCCAGAGGATGCCTATTTCTCCAAAAAAG ATGCTTACAGATTCTACAAAGGACCTACTTAACGTTCCGTTGCCTGCCCTTCTACCTGAATGTGACGATACATTCAGTTTTGAATACCTTGAGAGAAAAG TTGAGAAAGAGCCTGATATCGGTGACCTATCCGAGGACTCTGCAGTCTTTACAGGCCAGCGACTAAACAAGAAAATGCAAGTCTACTCTGGAGCCTCCAAGATGGTCTTCCTCCCTGCCATGATGAGCTTGTACCAGCAGTGTATTCGCACGCTGCAGAACAATATCAATT TGCTTTATGAGACTGGTGGAGTTCCATTTGAAATCCTAGAGCCAGTGTTGGAGAGGTGCACGGCGGAGCAGTTGCTGCGTATTGAGGAATACAATCCG TTGTACGTTGGAGTGACGGACCACCTGTGGGGGAAACACTGCCAGAGGGACTTCAAAGATGCCAAATTACAACAGTATGAGTCCTGGAAGGAAATGTACATCAGAGTATCGGAGGAAAGGGAAAGAAAATTCCagacactggcaaaaaaaatagtttcgGATCATTCCAAGAAACCCAAAG GCCGGCAAGTGAAGATGGCATTTATTCACACGGTTGCCAAGCCACCGAGGGACGTGCGTATCCAACAAGAAATCCACGGCACAGCGGCTCAGCCGCCTCAGCAACCCAAGATCAG CGTCAAGTCACAGGAGAGCAGACCAAAGCCAAGTAACGAGCCCGTGAAGACCAGCGGGACCACCGCGAGTACAATCAACACACAAGACACCCGCAAAAAAACAA GGGTGGCACCAATGATGGCAAAGTCCTTAAAGGCTTTCAAAAAGCTGGGTCGACGATGA